The following proteins are co-located in the bacterium genome:
- a CDS encoding O-antigen ligase family protein gives IRLLGPTRAIRSVAGSVVLYVFSGALLAIMFPWASYTYVPGLFSWFAVHPGVAATFAATASIFLFAEVLFAGRPPGGYALRWLSIAALAAVVIASHERAAVFALVIGMLAVWGRKHWRPFVTVAVLCGTLIAIAVGTRAVGSQYGVQRASSDSGNPVAVYLLRGQTGEEFLGLTGRADLWAYVGSLVRAQPLLGYGFVASRSILLERFPWAGNAHNALFEALLNLGVVGTVLLGWVAARVTMSGLTKPVSSIPAEAVTEGAILGTFAFLIVGNLSAEGFAGTPSYVVFLFFIVSMAHGQLGFGRNSSTTLRGGSGGPGGSLDGLG, from the coding sequence CATCCGGCTCTTAGGTCCAACGCGGGCAATACGGAGTGTTGCCGGGTCGGTGGTTCTTTACGTTTTCAGTGGCGCCCTGTTGGCGATCATGTTCCCGTGGGCAAGCTATACATATGTCCCAGGGCTGTTCTCGTGGTTTGCGGTCCATCCCGGGGTCGCCGCTACGTTTGCCGCCACCGCGTCGATCTTCCTGTTCGCAGAGGTGCTTTTTGCGGGAAGACCTCCCGGCGGATACGCGCTTCGCTGGTTGTCCATTGCCGCTTTGGCTGCAGTGGTGATTGCCAGCCACGAGCGGGCGGCGGTCTTCGCCTTGGTGATCGGCATGCTCGCGGTCTGGGGCCGGAAGCACTGGCGTCCGTTCGTGACGGTCGCAGTGCTCTGCGGGACGTTAATTGCTATTGCTGTCGGTACTCGGGCCGTCGGTTCGCAGTATGGTGTGCAGCGGGCTTCGTCGGATAGTGGGAATCCGGTCGCGGTCTATCTCCTGCGCGGCCAAACCGGTGAAGAGTTCCTGGGCTTGACGGGCCGCGCGGACTTGTGGGCGTATGTCGGGTCCCTCGTTCGCGCCCAGCCGCTCCTGGGGTATGGATTCGTGGCATCACGGAGCATTCTGTTGGAGCGGTTTCCATGGGCAGGGAATGCCCATAACGCGCTGTTCGAAGCTCTGCTCAACCTTGGTGTCGTTGGCACGGTTCTGCTGGGATGGGTCGCGGCCCGTGTCACCATGTCGGGTCTGACGAAGCCCGTGTCCTCGATCCCTGCCGAGGCAGTGACTGAAGGCGCGATCCTTGGTACCTTTGCGTTTCTTATCGTAGGGAACCTGAGCGCCGAGGGCTTCGCGGGAACGCCATCCTACGTCGTGTTTCTGTTTTTCATAGTCTCGATGGCACATGGACAGCTTGGCTTCGGCCGGAACTCCTCAACCACACTGCGCGGGGGCTCGGGCGGACCGGGGGGCTCGCTGGATGGCTTGGGGTGA
- a CDS encoding oligosaccharide flippase family protein, with translation MPSGMIVAVLGSDGSGKTTLIKRLQTELAEVFPRAVVFHLRPYLLERNGAGGPVTNPHGARPHSLWLSCLKVPYYVLVYALGYLFKVRPALRRSAVVLFDRYYDDLLVDPRRYRYGGPIGLARFGSRFVRRPDLVLILDAPESELRKRKQEVSLDELHRQRNAYRKLASELPTAALLNSSLPAADVARAARALILRYVREAGERVGASDHAGVPRTPVRAEPRPAPPPAAGHPIKARMLAHNTLLNLAGQLIPLILGVIAIPFIVRGLGVERFGLLSLAWVILGYFTIFDLGLGRATTKYVAEALGKDERDQIPGLIWTAAAAQGALGVLGALILVGVTPFVVAHVLHVPPVLVGEAKAVFYLLGVAIPVVMVSSSFSGCLEAAQRFDFANIVRIPSSAGTFLVPLIGLALGLKLPGIVALILALRLLALLAFGLFALRAVPELRTFAADFGIFPRLFAYGGWITAANILGPMLQYVDRFAVASLISLGAVAYYTAPFDMVTRLGIIPGSLVMTLFPAFSTLGASRKDDVQRLYVRSMKYLLLVTGPTVLLLLGLAGVIIAAWLGPDFAAQSTQVFRILLLGALVGAVAPISASLLQGLGRPDIIPKLYLVELPLNTALVLLLVHRMGLVGAALSFALRTLVDASLLFAISWRLVGLSHNAFRDTGFWRCLGVLLGLGMLLWTVSFTKASLWEFGVVAAFSLFLFAIGTWRYVLDGIDRNVVAAVVMRFSSPRQGL, from the coding sequence ATGCCGTCCGGAATGATCGTGGCTGTCCTGGGTTCGGACGGCTCTGGAAAGACCACGCTCATCAAGCGTCTGCAGACCGAGCTCGCGGAAGTCTTCCCGCGCGCCGTCGTCTTTCATCTGAGGCCGTATTTGCTGGAACGCAATGGCGCCGGCGGCCCCGTGACAAACCCGCACGGCGCCCGTCCGCATTCCCTCTGGCTTTCGTGTCTCAAGGTTCCCTACTATGTGCTGGTGTACGCTCTCGGATACCTCTTCAAGGTCCGACCGGCGCTCAGGCGATCGGCCGTCGTTCTCTTTGACCGCTATTATGACGATCTGCTCGTGGATCCCCGCCGATACCGGTATGGCGGTCCGATCGGGCTCGCCCGATTCGGGAGCCGTTTTGTTCGCCGGCCCGATCTGGTCTTGATCCTGGATGCGCCCGAATCGGAGTTACGCAAGCGCAAGCAAGAAGTATCACTCGACGAGTTGCACCGTCAGCGGAACGCGTACCGGAAATTGGCCTCGGAACTCCCCACCGCGGCTCTGCTGAACAGTTCGTTGCCCGCCGCAGACGTCGCCCGGGCCGCCCGCGCTCTCATCTTACGATACGTCCGGGAAGCCGGAGAGCGCGTTGGGGCCTCGGACCATGCTGGGGTGCCTAGGACGCCGGTGCGCGCCGAACCTCGTCCTGCACCGCCGCCGGCGGCAGGGCACCCGATCAAGGCACGGATGCTTGCGCACAATACGCTCCTGAATCTCGCCGGCCAATTGATCCCGCTCATTCTCGGAGTGATCGCCATTCCGTTCATCGTCAGAGGCCTGGGTGTGGAACGGTTTGGGTTACTCTCTCTTGCGTGGGTCATTCTCGGATACTTCACCATCTTCGACTTGGGACTCGGCCGGGCAACCACCAAGTATGTCGCCGAGGCCCTCGGAAAGGATGAGCGCGATCAGATTCCGGGACTCATCTGGACCGCTGCAGCAGCGCAGGGGGCACTTGGGGTTCTGGGCGCCCTGATCCTCGTCGGCGTAACCCCTTTCGTCGTCGCACATGTGTTGCATGTCCCTCCCGTCCTCGTCGGAGAAGCGAAGGCCGTGTTCTACTTGTTGGGTGTTGCCATTCCGGTGGTGATGGTATCCAGTTCGTTTTCGGGCTGCCTCGAGGCGGCTCAGCGTTTCGACTTCGCGAACATCGTGCGAATCCCGTCGAGCGCGGGTACGTTCCTCGTGCCTTTGATCGGTTTGGCGTTGGGCTTGAAGCTCCCCGGCATCGTGGCGCTGATCCTGGCCCTCAGGCTGCTGGCGCTCTTGGCCTTTGGGCTATTCGCCCTTCGCGCGGTCCCCGAGCTACGGACCTTTGCTGCTGACTTCGGGATCTTTCCTAGGTTGTTCGCATACGGTGGGTGGATCACAGCGGCCAACATCCTCGGCCCGATGCTGCAGTATGTCGATCGCTTTGCGGTGGCGTCGCTCATCTCCCTTGGAGCCGTGGCCTACTATACCGCTCCTTTTGACATGGTCACCCGTCTCGGGATCATTCCGGGGAGTTTGGTGATGACGCTGTTCCCGGCATTCAGCACGCTTGGCGCCTCACGGAAAGACGACGTGCAACGGCTCTATGTCCGGTCCATGAAGTACTTGCTGCTCGTTACCGGACCCACCGTCCTGCTCCTCTTGGGACTCGCCGGCGTCATCATTGCGGCGTGGTTAGGCCCGGACTTTGCTGCCCAAAGCACGCAGGTATTTCGAATCCTACTGCTCGGCGCTCTCGTCGGTGCGGTGGCCCCGATCTCGGCCAGTCTCCTCCAAGGCCTAGGGCGGCCGGATATCATTCCCAAACTCTATCTCGTCGAGCTCCCGCTCAACACAGCGCTGGTATTGCTCTTGGTTCATAGGATGGGGCTCGTCGGCGCGGCACTGTCGTTTGCGTTGCGCACCTTGGTTGATGCCTCATTGCTCTTTGCCATATCGTGGAGACTCGTGGGCTTGTCTCACAATGCCTTTCGAGATACGGGGTTCTGGCGTTGCCTCGGCGTCCTTCTGGGGCTTGGGATGCTCTTGTGGACCGTATCCTTCACAAAAGCATCTCTCTGGGAGTTTGGTGTTGTTGCGGCATTCTCGCTCTTCTTATTCGCCATTGGCACGTGGCGCTACGTACTGGACGGCATAGATCGAAACGTCGTTGCCGCAGTGGTGATGCGGTTCTCCAGCCCCCGTCAGGGGCTGTGA
- a CDS encoding FkbM family methyltransferase gives MLSRDNVMLAQVDGHELYIHASRVSVALYLLRPYEPFTAQLFKDVIRPGATVLDIGAQYGYFSLVAARQVGPKGRVYAFEPVPANFELLQRNIRKSGYGDIIRAVPKAVGEQHGARTIFLYEESGLHGMHRHPHAAVRQTISVECVTIDEFLNGQPVDVIKMDIEGAEPYALKGMEHTIAKNGGLVLFAELAPVLLLQAGRTPDEYLEQLRGLGFEMQLIDDDAQCLRSASSWKDGPSWTANLYCERKGHGS, from the coding sequence TTGCTGAGCCGCGATAACGTCATGCTGGCTCAGGTGGATGGTCACGAGCTGTATATCCATGCCAGTCGGGTGTCAGTGGCCCTTTACCTCCTCCGGCCCTATGAGCCGTTTACGGCACAGCTTTTTAAAGACGTCATCAGACCGGGTGCAACGGTTCTTGATATCGGCGCTCAGTACGGGTACTTTTCCTTGGTCGCGGCCAGGCAGGTCGGTCCAAAGGGCAGGGTATACGCGTTTGAGCCCGTACCGGCGAATTTTGAGCTTCTCCAACGAAACATTCGGAAGAGCGGCTATGGCGATATCATTCGCGCGGTGCCAAAAGCCGTTGGGGAACAGCATGGCGCGCGGACGATATTCCTCTACGAAGAGTCCGGACTTCATGGTATGCATAGGCATCCCCACGCTGCCGTGCGACAAACGATCTCGGTTGAGTGCGTGACGATTGACGAGTTCCTCAACGGGCAGCCGGTTGATGTGATTAAGATGGATATTGAGGGAGCCGAGCCCTACGCGCTGAAAGGGATGGAGCACACGATTGCAAAGAACGGCGGCTTGGTGTTATTCGCGGAACTGGCGCCCGTTCTTCTTCTGCAAGCCGGTCGAACACCTGATGAATACCTCGAACAACTCCGAGGTCTTGGCTTTGAGATGCAGCTTATCGATGATGATGCACAGTGCTTAAGAAGCGCGTCTTCCTGGAAAGATGGTCCGTCATGGACCGCAAACCTGTACTGCGAGCGAAAGGGTCACGGGTCATGA
- a CDS encoding glycosyltransferase family 4 protein, which produces MRVCFVSHTSGWGGAERALVELIEALKKRGVDCYVLLPRGGDLVRELRERHIPFRMLPYRMWVGRNSPLWKRVGRAMLTLATVVPVAKAMMRWRCDIVVTNTFTVCVGALAAKLVRRPHVWYVHDFIYEHHGFTFDLGSRFSFWLMRRSLYWVFNSHAVAAKFREYLGPSDLRVVYQSVGFAPEPRLGDGAIRLRDGTRMRCVIVGVLHEAKGQQEAIRAIADLARTGVPVELLVIGRGDPKYLSVLLGLVAENQLHRHVEFVGYVENPIPFMESADAVLMCSRFEGFGRVTVEAMRAGKPVIGARSGGTVELIRDGFNGLLYTPGSHTELAERIRYLYEQPSLAARMGQNGRRWASVQFTEKRYAEGVLDVLNACLARSGRRGNAGRSLSMASKQAVQGSEARAEQH; this is translated from the coding sequence ATGAGAGTGTGTTTTGTCTCCCACACGTCGGGATGGGGAGGCGCCGAAAGGGCGCTTGTCGAGTTGATTGAGGCGTTGAAGAAGCGAGGTGTCGACTGCTATGTGCTGCTGCCGCGGGGCGGGGACCTCGTTCGCGAGTTGAGGGAACGTCACATACCGTTTCGGATGCTCCCCTACCGGATGTGGGTGGGGAGAAACTCACCTCTCTGGAAGCGTGTGGGTCGGGCGATGCTGACCCTGGCGACGGTGGTCCCTGTTGCGAAAGCGATGATGCGGTGGCGATGCGACATCGTCGTCACGAATACCTTTACCGTGTGCGTCGGTGCGCTGGCGGCGAAACTCGTCCGCCGCCCACACGTCTGGTATGTTCATGATTTCATATATGAACATCATGGTTTCACCTTTGACCTCGGCTCAAGATTTTCGTTCTGGTTGATGAGGCGTTCGTTGTACTGGGTATTCAATTCCCACGCCGTCGCCGCGAAGTTTCGGGAATATCTTGGACCGTCGGACCTCCGGGTTGTGTATCAGTCGGTCGGATTCGCGCCTGAGCCGCGTCTTGGGGACGGTGCTATCCGGCTACGAGACGGCACACGGATGCGGTGCGTCATCGTTGGCGTGTTGCACGAGGCAAAGGGTCAGCAGGAGGCGATCCGGGCGATTGCGGACCTCGCGCGGACGGGAGTGCCCGTGGAACTCCTTGTGATTGGACGGGGCGATCCCAAGTATCTGAGTGTTCTTCTGGGTCTGGTCGCTGAGAATCAGTTGCACCGCCACGTTGAGTTTGTGGGATACGTGGAGAATCCTATCCCATTTATGGAGAGTGCCGACGCCGTCCTGATGTGCTCGAGATTTGAGGGCTTCGGAAGAGTCACGGTGGAGGCGATGCGGGCGGGGAAGCCGGTGATCGGGGCCCGGAGTGGGGGAACGGTCGAGTTGATTCGTGATGGTTTCAATGGTCTTCTCTATACTCCCGGCAGCCACACGGAATTGGCCGAAAGAATCAGGTATCTGTATGAGCAGCCGAGTCTCGCGGCAAGAATGGGACAAAATGGCCGGCGCTGGGCATCTGTGCAGTTTACTGAAAAGCGCTATGCGGAGGGTGTCCTGGATGTTCTGAATGCCTGCCTCGCAAGGAGCGGGCGCCGCGGAAATGCCGGGAGATCGCTATCGATGGCGTCGAAGCAGGCCGTCCAGGGAAGCGAAGCCCGGGCCGAGCAGCACTAA
- a CDS encoding DoxX family protein, whose translation MSTSNRIHTLGLAPLFLRIGLGTLTVIHGWSRVSNPAAVMSIWQELRLPGPAVLGPGIEIAEFCAGILLVVGLMTRFSGLFLALAILVETLATKAPFTHVGGWALEWLSFWMALALVLLGPGFASLDGLLRRHR comes from the coding sequence TTGTCTACGAGCAACCGCATCCATACCCTGGGATTGGCGCCGTTGTTCCTGCGGATCGGGTTGGGGACTCTTACGGTAATCCACGGATGGTCCAGAGTCTCCAATCCCGCCGCGGTCATGTCCATATGGCAGGAACTCCGCCTCCCCGGCCCCGCCGTGCTGGGGCCGGGAATCGAGATCGCAGAATTCTGCGCCGGAATCCTACTCGTGGTCGGCCTGATGACTCGGTTCTCGGGATTGTTCTTAGCACTTGCGATCCTCGTGGAAACCCTCGCGACAAAAGCACCTTTTACGCATGTGGGAGGGTGGGCGCTTGAGTGGCTGTCCTTTTGGATGGCCCTGGCGTTAGTGCTGCTCGGCCCGGGCTTCGCTTCCCTGGACGGCCTGCTTCGACGCCATCGATAG